In the Panulirus ornatus isolate Po-2019 chromosome 57, ASM3632096v1, whole genome shotgun sequence genome, one interval contains:
- the LOC139766234 gene encoding uncharacterized protein isoform X1 — protein sequence MDTTLVKGLLSPASFLLPSSSSSRHSPRVVESQAAHPASDDTCPVAPLPRCCSSSSSCPTSTRPPPPPAADGSSTCRPPRWIRPLGYCERLMTSAHGFGCMTTVYALWLDARQPINFDLIKQATTVIYRKMPHLRVVLGRHQGELWWREKESLPVDVREVTTEDVVATLEALLRRRYNMEEGPLWFVRFSSLSPQGERVRDRNYNDKYRYVCIFGFHHNMSDGTTNMKFCKVFVQVLNDLLRGKEVDMEEEEGIFARPLHDLEADAASSQWSLLCTFLYRFYKGVLSYGAYIRNFTRLFPLPAHITAATRVLHHELDETTSRKLYLRCKMEGVTLNSAFTAAANLALYQMMASKKESLDKTSINCAQAVNMRRYWPKELQPNTFGCHISTLDVSFPTTKENLGEFWEYSRNVHSILAHHLSVTKRALLVQPISERMKLVIGSNYWLDQLHLPSTNDNHYCVTNMGNLNGTFPGTGAEVEVTKVVRSVSCHFMPTLCQHTLQTFRGRLCYSLDYYTQKLTRDTASQYAQHILHILTSSIHTPN from the exons ATGGATACGACGCTCGTCAAGGGTCTCCTGTCGCCTGCCTCGTTCCTCCTGCCCAGCAGCAGCTCCTCACGCCACAGCCCAA GGGTAGTGGAGAGCCAGGCGGCTCACCCAGCCAGCGATGACACCTGCCCTGTCGCGCCCTTGcctcgctgctgctcctcctcctcctcctgcccaaccTCGACGAGACCGCCTCCGCCTCCCGCCGCTGACGGCAGCTCCACCTGCCGCCCCCCGAGGTGGATCAGACCCCTGGGCTACTGCGAGAGGCTCATGACGTCAGCGCACGGCTTCGGGTGCATGACGACCGTGTATGCCCTCTGGCTCGACGCCAGGCAGCCCATCAACTTTGACCTCATCAAACAAGCAACCACAGTGATATACAG GAAGATGCCGCACCTGCGGGTGGTGTTGGGTCGTCACCAGGGCGAGCTGTGGTGGCGCGAGAAGGAGTCGCTGCCGGTGGACGTGAGGGAGGTGACCACAGAGGACGTTGTGGCTACGCTGGAGGCCCTACTGCGCCGCCGATACAACATGGAGGAAGGTCCGCTCTGGTTCGTGCGTTTTTCTTCGTTGAGCCCGCAAGGAGAGAGAGTCCGGGACCGTAACTACAACGATAAGTACAGATACGTGTGCATCTTCGGCTTCCATCACAACATGAGTGACGGGACGACCAACATGAAGTTCTGCAAAGTGTTCGTCCAAGTGTTGAACGACCTACTCCGTGGTAAAGAGGTGgatatggaggaagaggagggaatctTCGCCAGGCCACTTCACGATCTCGAGGCGGACGCAGCCTCCTCCCAGTGGTCGCTGCTGTGTACGTTCCTCTACCGATTTTACAAGGGAGTCCTCTCTTATGGCGCGTACATCAGGAACTTCACGCGCCTCTTCCCGCTCCCGGCCCACATCACGGCAGCAACCCGCGTGCTGCACCACGAACTGGACGAGACCACGTCCAGGAAGCTATACCTTCGGTGTAAGATGGAAGGAGTGACGCTCAACTCTGCCTTCACGGCGGCCGCCAACCTCGCGCTCTACCAAATGATGGCGTCCAAGAAGGAATCGCTGGACAAAACCTCCATCAACTGCGCCCAGGCCGTGAACATGCGGCGCTACTGGCCCAAAGAACTGCAACCAAACACGTTCGGGTGTCACATTTCCACGCTGGACGTGAGCTTCCCAACCACAAAAGAGAACCTGGGCGAGTTCTGGGAGTACAGCAGAAACGTCCACTCCATCCTCGCGCACCACCTCTCGGTCACAAAGCGCGCTCTGCTGGTGCAGCCCATCAGCGAGAGGATGAAACTGGTGATCGGCAGTAACTACTGGCTGGACCAGCTCCACCTGCCCTCCACCAACGACAACCACTACTGCGTGACCAACATGGGCAACCTGAACGGCACGTTCCCCGGCACGGGAGCCGAGGTGGAGGTGACCAAGGTGGTGCGTTCCGTCTCCTGCCACTTTATGCCCACACTGTGCCAGCACACGCTCCAGACCTTCCGGGGCCGCCTCTGCTACTCCCTCGACTACTACACCCAAAAGCTGACCAGGGACACGGCCTCTCAGTACGCCCAACACATCctccacatcctcacctcctccatccaCACGCCCAACTGA
- the LOC139766234 gene encoding uncharacterized protein isoform X2 produces MTYICKPNCKLSGKKKEFIYLDNNRVWSECKPVSGWSHHGYDARQGSPVACLVPPAQQQLLTPQPKKMPHLRVVLGRHQGELWWREKESLPVDVREVTTEDVVATLEALLRRRYNMEEGPLWFVRFSSLSPQGERVRDRNYNDKYRYVCIFGFHHNMSDGTTNMKFCKVFVQVLNDLLRGKEVDMEEEEGIFARPLHDLEADAASSQWSLLCTFLYRFYKGVLSYGAYIRNFTRLFPLPAHITAATRVLHHELDETTSRKLYLRCKMEGVTLNSAFTAAANLALYQMMASKKESLDKTSINCAQAVNMRRYWPKELQPNTFGCHISTLDVSFPTTKENLGEFWEYSRNVHSILAHHLSVTKRALLVQPISERMKLVIGSNYWLDQLHLPSTNDNHYCVTNMGNLNGTFPGTGAEVEVTKVVRSVSCHFMPTLCQHTLQTFRGRLCYSLDYYTQKLTRDTASQYAQHILHILTSSIHTPN; encoded by the exons atgacatatatatgtaaaccaaACTGCAAATTatcgggaaaaaaaaaggagtttataTATCTAGATAATAACCGAGTGTGGAGTGAGTGTAAACCAGTGAGCGGGTGGTCACACCATGGATACGACGCTCGTCAAGGGTCTCCTGTCGCCTGCCTCGTTCCTCCTGCCCAGCAGCAGCTCCTCACGCCACAGCCCAA GAAGATGCCGCACCTGCGGGTGGTGTTGGGTCGTCACCAGGGCGAGCTGTGGTGGCGCGAGAAGGAGTCGCTGCCGGTGGACGTGAGGGAGGTGACCACAGAGGACGTTGTGGCTACGCTGGAGGCCCTACTGCGCCGCCGATACAACATGGAGGAAGGTCCGCTCTGGTTCGTGCGTTTTTCTTCGTTGAGCCCGCAAGGAGAGAGAGTCCGGGACCGTAACTACAACGATAAGTACAGATACGTGTGCATCTTCGGCTTCCATCACAACATGAGTGACGGGACGACCAACATGAAGTTCTGCAAAGTGTTCGTCCAAGTGTTGAACGACCTACTCCGTGGTAAAGAGGTGgatatggaggaagaggagggaatctTCGCCAGGCCACTTCACGATCTCGAGGCGGACGCAGCCTCCTCCCAGTGGTCGCTGCTGTGTACGTTCCTCTACCGATTTTACAAGGGAGTCCTCTCTTATGGCGCGTACATCAGGAACTTCACGCGCCTCTTCCCGCTCCCGGCCCACATCACGGCAGCAACCCGCGTGCTGCACCACGAACTGGACGAGACCACGTCCAGGAAGCTATACCTTCGGTGTAAGATGGAAGGAGTGACGCTCAACTCTGCCTTCACGGCGGCCGCCAACCTCGCGCTCTACCAAATGATGGCGTCCAAGAAGGAATCGCTGGACAAAACCTCCATCAACTGCGCCCAGGCCGTGAACATGCGGCGCTACTGGCCCAAAGAACTGCAACCAAACACGTTCGGGTGTCACATTTCCACGCTGGACGTGAGCTTCCCAACCACAAAAGAGAACCTGGGCGAGTTCTGGGAGTACAGCAGAAACGTCCACTCCATCCTCGCGCACCACCTCTCGGTCACAAAGCGCGCTCTGCTGGTGCAGCCCATCAGCGAGAGGATGAAACTGGTGATCGGCAGTAACTACTGGCTGGACCAGCTCCACCTGCCCTCCACCAACGACAACCACTACTGCGTGACCAACATGGGCAACCTGAACGGCACGTTCCCCGGCACGGGAGCCGAGGTGGAGGTGACCAAGGTGGTGCGTTCCGTCTCCTGCCACTTTATGCCCACACTGTGCCAGCACACGCTCCAGACCTTCCGGGGCCGCCTCTGCTACTCCCTCGACTACTACACCCAAAAGCTGACCAGGGACACGGCCTCTCAGTACGCCCAACACATCctccacatcctcacctcctccatccaCACGCCCAACTGA